A region of Rhizobium grahamii DNA encodes the following proteins:
- a CDS encoding MFS transporter yields MSFAATGDRFAAFRHSSYTRFFFARFLLSFSQQIVSVAVGWQMYDQTRSAIYLGLIGLVQFLPSLVLILVTGSVADRHNRRAIAAVCSLVSALCTLALLLMTVTGTFSPIPVFAVLLVFGIERAFMSPAIQSLAPNLVPPEDLSNAIAWNSSSWQLAAITGPVLGGLLYGVNPHTAYTVAVVFAGLGAILLFMIPKPAQKTTGEAKSWDMILGGFRFIKAEKVVLGAISLDLFAVLLGGATALMPIYARDILTLGPWGLGLLRSAPGVGAIAMALFLAAYPLRHRAGIYMFIGVALFGLGTIVFGFSTNTEVSIAALALMGAADMVSVYVRESLIALWTPDQLRGRVNAVNMVFVGASNELGEFRAGTMASLFGAVPAVIVGGIGTLAVAAIWATSFPQLRKIDTLDAPSREHA; encoded by the coding sequence ATGTCCTTTGCAGCTACCGGAGACCGCTTTGCCGCTTTCCGGCATTCGTCCTACACCCGATTTTTCTTCGCGCGGTTCCTGCTGTCCTTCTCGCAACAGATCGTCAGCGTCGCCGTTGGCTGGCAGATGTACGACCAGACCCGGAGCGCCATCTATCTTGGCCTGATCGGCCTTGTGCAGTTCCTGCCGTCGCTCGTACTCATTCTCGTAACGGGTTCCGTTGCCGACCGGCATAACCGGCGGGCGATCGCGGCGGTGTGCTCTCTCGTCAGCGCGCTTTGCACGCTGGCCCTGTTGCTGATGACCGTGACCGGCACCTTCTCTCCCATTCCGGTTTTCGCGGTGCTGCTGGTCTTCGGCATCGAGCGCGCCTTCATGTCGCCGGCCATCCAGTCTCTTGCACCCAACCTCGTTCCGCCGGAGGATCTGTCGAACGCGATCGCCTGGAATTCGTCTTCCTGGCAGCTGGCGGCGATCACCGGCCCCGTGCTTGGCGGTCTGCTTTATGGCGTCAATCCGCATACTGCCTATACCGTCGCAGTGGTGTTTGCCGGGCTCGGCGCGATCCTGCTTTTCATGATCCCGAAGCCGGCGCAGAAGACCACCGGCGAGGCGAAGAGCTGGGACATGATCCTTGGCGGTTTCCGCTTCATCAAGGCCGAGAAGGTCGTCCTCGGGGCTATCTCGCTCGATCTCTTTGCGGTGTTGCTGGGCGGTGCGACGGCGCTGATGCCGATCTACGCCCGCGACATTCTCACGCTTGGCCCCTGGGGTCTTGGTCTGCTTCGTTCCGCGCCCGGCGTCGGCGCGATCGCAATGGCGCTGTTTCTCGCCGCCTATCCGCTGAGGCATCGCGCTGGCATCTACATGTTCATCGGTGTTGCCCTTTTCGGCCTTGGCACCATCGTTTTCGGCTTCTCGACAAATACCGAGGTGTCGATCGCCGCGCTGGCCTTGATGGGCGCTGCCGACATGGTCTCCGTCTATGTTCGCGAAAGCCTGATTGCGCTCTGGACGCCGGACCAGCTGCGCGGGCGCGTGAATGCCGTCAACATGGTGTTCGTGGGCGCTTCGAATGAACTTGGGGAGTTTCGTGCGGGCACGATGGCGTCCCTGTTCGGCGCCGTGCCTGCAGTCATTGTCGGTGGTATCGGCACGCTTGCCGTTGCGGCGATCTGGGCGACCAGTTTCCCACAGCTTCGCAAAATCGATACCCTGGATGCGCCTTCACGCGAACATGCCTGA
- a CDS encoding YggT family protein, producing MIALFQTIDLALNLYTWVLIASAIFSWLYAFNVINSSNQFVNSVGMFLYNVTEPLLRPIRRVLPNLGGIDISPIILLLIIFFIRSLMWNTIFPLVA from the coding sequence ATGATTGCCCTTTTTCAAACCATTGATTTGGCTTTGAATCTTTACACTTGGGTGCTGATTGCCAGCGCTATTTTCTCTTGGCTCTATGCATTCAACGTCATCAATTCCAGCAACCAGTTCGTCAACTCGGTCGGGATGTTCCTCTACAACGTCACCGAACCGCTGCTTCGACCGATCCGGCGCGTGCTGCCCAATCTCGGCGGCATCGACATTTCGCCGATCATCCTGTTGCTGATCATTTTCTTCATCCGTTCGCTGATGTGGAACACCATCTTCCCGTTGGTGGCCTAA
- the ppa gene encoding inorganic diphosphatase, which yields MRIDAVSIGKNPPEDVNVIVEVPVGGHPIKYEMDKEAGTLVVDRFLYTPMTYPGNYGFVPHTLSEDGDPIDVLIASTRPLVPGCVINVRPIGVLKMEDNSGKDEKIIAVPSPKLTMRYDKVKDYTDMPEITLKQIEHFFEHYKDLEPGKWVKIYGWGDAKEAGQLILEAIERAKKEKA from the coding sequence ATGCGCATTGACGCCGTTTCCATTGGCAAGAACCCACCTGAGGACGTCAACGTCATCGTTGAAGTGCCCGTCGGTGGCCACCCGATCAAGTACGAGATGGACAAGGAAGCCGGTACGCTCGTCGTCGACCGCTTTCTCTACACGCCGATGACCTACCCGGGTAACTACGGCTTCGTTCCGCACACGCTTTCGGAAGACGGCGACCCGATCGACGTCCTGATCGCCAGCACGCGTCCGCTGGTTCCGGGCTGCGTCATCAACGTGCGCCCGATCGGCGTGCTGAAGATGGAAGACAATTCGGGCAAGGACGAGAAGATCATTGCCGTGCCGTCGCCGAAGCTGACGATGCGCTACGACAAGGTCAAGGACTACACCGACATGCCTGAGATCACCCTCAAGCAGATCGAGCACTTCTTCGAGCACTACAAGGATCTGGAACCCGGCAAGTGGGTGAAGATCTACGGCTGGGGCGATGCCAAGGAAGCCGGCCAGCTTATCCTCGAAGCCATCGAGCGCGCCAAGAAGGAAAAGGCCTGA
- a CDS encoding GNAT family N-acetyltransferase has translation MKTLSIDVRRAEPHDSRAISEVHRLAWRHTYAGIIPHRALTQMIERRGENWWRKATRGPATLLVLDVAGTVAGYATLGLNRARALPQEGEIYELYLRPEYQGIGLGNMLFGEARRLLTSLGCKGLVVWCLEENDRGADFYRGHGGVDYCEGIESFDRKQLKKIGFIWN, from the coding sequence ATGAAGACGTTATCGATCGATGTTCGGCGGGCTGAGCCGCATGACTCCCGAGCTATCTCGGAGGTGCATCGGCTTGCGTGGCGTCATACCTATGCCGGTATCATTCCGCATCGCGCGTTGACGCAAATGATCGAGCGCCGTGGTGAAAACTGGTGGCGCAAGGCAACGCGCGGGCCTGCAACGCTGCTGGTTCTTGATGTTGCCGGTACTGTCGCCGGTTATGCGACGCTGGGGCTCAATCGGGCACGGGCGTTGCCGCAGGAAGGCGAGATCTACGAACTCTATCTTCGCCCGGAATATCAAGGCATTGGCCTTGGAAACATGCTTTTCGGCGAAGCCCGCAGGCTATTGACCTCGCTTGGCTGCAAGGGGCTGGTCGTGTGGTGTCTGGAAGAGAACGATCGTGGCGCGGATTTCTATCGCGGCCACGGTGGCGTTGATTACTGCGAAGGCATCGAGTCCTTCGACCGGAAGCAGCTGAAGAAGATAGGCTTCATCTGGAATTGA